GCCTCGCTGATTTCCATACAAACCTACCGACAAGATATGACGAAGAAATTAATTATTTGCTTATTATTTTTAACCCTCCAATGCCAATTTCAAGAAAAGAAAACAGAGATCGCATTTGCTGAAACACAAGTTTACGACGAATGGGCAGGACTTTCTGAGTCGGATCCTCTACATAAAAACGAAATGGATCTTAGTTGGAAAAAACTAATAAACACCAGAGATACAATTACAAACTATTTAAAAAACAAAGATTACCAACCGAATGTGAAAACAGTTGTTTATCCTTTCAGCGGAATTGATGTCCTAAATCTTTTTTCATTTTATCCGAATGCTGAACGTTACATCCTCTTTGGTTTAGAAGATCCTGGTTTTCCGAACCAATACGATTCTCTTTCAGAAAAAGAAAAACAAATCGTAAAACAAGGAATTAGAAACCTTTCTGATCATTTGGCAGGTAGAAATTATTTTACCTATAGAAAGATGAAAGAAGAAACCAAAAAAAAAGAACTCAATGGAGCCTATCCCGTGTTCGTTGCTTTTCTTCGCAGAATGGGCAAAGAGATTTTAGATTCAAAAGAAGAAACAATAGAAGGTAAAGGAATCAATTACAAAGGATTTACAATTTCGCTTTACGATACAAAACTAAAAAAACGAGAATCACTTACATATTTCAAAATATTCTTAATTGGAAATGAAGGAACCCCAGGTGACTGCTTGTCCGAATATTTTTCAGAATTACGAAATGTAGGTATATTCACAAAATCAGCTGAGTATTTATTTCATGGAGAAAAAAGAAAGTTAATCCGAGACCTACTTCTAAAAAATGCAGAGTTTGTTGTACAGGATGAGTCGGGATTTCCTATTCGTTTTTTTCCGGAAGACAACTGGAAACGCCAAGTTTTTGGAAGATATGAAAGATCTTGGAATTTATCTGGAGCTGTCACCCCTGAAGCCCAACCAGAACTAAAATACCTGAGTGAAGCCACAAACGATAGCCCTCTTCCTTTTCCCTTTGGTTACGGATATTTAGGAACTAAAGACAACCGCCAATCCGCTGTACTCGTTTTTTCAAAAAAATAAATCGAGTAAAATGCATCGATAAGGAAAACTTTATCATTCTACAGTGGTAGGGTCCCAACAAGTTCGGAAGTTTTCATTCCAACTAGAGATTTCTTTCATATCCTGATCAGATAAAACAAAATCGAAGACATCTGCATTTTCTTTGATACGAGCTGGATTTTTTGATTTTGGAATGACTACATGGCCTGCTTGTAAAGACCATCGGATTAAAATTTGCGCATTTGATTTTTGATAACGATTTGCAAGTTCTGTGATCCGCGAGTCCTCCAACTTTTGTCCATGTGCAAGTGGACTGTATGCTTCTAATATAATTCCTTTTTTTAAACAATACTCTTTTAACTCAGTATCTTGTAAAAAAGGATGGTATTCCACTTGGTTCATTGCAGGAATAGTGCCGGTTTCTTTTAAAAGTTCTTCTAGATGCGAAACCATAAAATTACTGACTCCAATCGATTTTGTTTTGCCATCACTTTTTATTTTTTCCAATGCTTTCCAAGATTCATTTCTTTTCCCTGTCACTGGAAAATGAATTAAATACATATCCACATAGTCAGTATCCAGTTTGTTCAATGATACGTCTATTGCACGTAAGGCGGAATCATAACCTTGGTCAGCGTTCCAAAGTTTTGTAACGAGGAAAATTTCACTTCGTTTCACACCACTTTCTTTAATCGCAGCTCCCACTTCTGATTCGTTTCCATAAATTGCTGCTGTATCTATATGCCTATATCCCAAAGATAATGCTGATTTGACAGCCTCAAAACATTCTTTCGGTCGCGACTTCCAAACTCCTAAACCAAACATAGGTACGGAAACGTTTTGATTCGATAGTAAAGTGGATGTAATTTCTAGGTTTGCCATAAAGTAGATTTTAGACGAAAAAAAACCCAACTATAGTTTTAATATAGTCGGGTTTCAGTTTTGGAAACGGTAAAAACTATCGTTTTGATCCTACTGTTTCCGGAATGGCTTCAAATTGTAACTGGTCGCCATTCCAATCAGCTCTGTATTTACCTTCGCCTATACTCCCTGATAGAATCTCCTTTGCCAAAGGCCGATTTACAATTCGGTTAAAAACACTTCCTAAAGGTCTTGCTCCAAATTTCGGATCAAATCCTTGTTCTCGCAAAATGTGTTCAGTACTTTCCGATAGTTCAACAAAGATCCCTTTTACCTTCAATCGTTCGTTCAATTGGCGAACTTGTTTTTCTATCAGTTTTTCCATAATAGAAGAATCTAATGAATGATAGGTCAGAATCGCATCCAATCTCCCTAGAACTTCTGGTTTAAAGTCAGCTTCAATATTTTTTGAATTCGTAGTCAAAATAACAATGGTATTTTTAAAGTTGATCGTTCTACCTTTGTTATCTGTCAATCTACCTTCATCCAAAATTTGAAGTAGGATATCTGAAAAATCGGGATGTGCCTTCTCCACTTCATCAAAAAGAACCACCGAGTAAGGTTTTCTTCGAATGGCTTCTGTCAGAATTCCACCTTCATCATAACCTACGTAACCGGCAGGTGCTCCTATCAGCTTTGCAACAGAATGTTTTTCCGAATATTCACTGAGATCAAGGCGAACTAAATTTGTTTCTTGATCGAATAAAAATTTAGCAATGGCTTTCGCAGTTTCTGTTTTTCCTACACCAGTAGGTCCTTTGAGTAAAAAAGAACCTAGCGGCCTTGTTTCCGAAGAAATACCTGCATAGGAAGTGAGAAGTGTATCCGCAATTTCACGAATGGATTCTTTCTGTCCATAAACAACCGTATTGAGATCTTCTTCCAAATGAAGTAAATTGTCTTGTTTGGTTTTAAGAATTTTTTCTACAGGAATTCCCGTTTGCCTAGAAATTACGGCCGCTATATGATTTCTTTCTAGAATCCAACTGTTTTGAAAATTATTTAACTCTTTTTCTAATTCAGGAAGGACTGCATATTTTAAACGAGAAGCCTCCGTATAATCAGCTCTTTGTTGGGCCGCATCTAAATCAAACTTCACTCGATCAATTTTATTTTTGATCGAAGCAATTTGTTTCAAAGAATTGACTTCTTTTTCCCAAACCAGTTTACCTTCTTGGAATTTTTTTTCTAAGATTTCAATTTCCTTTAAAATCTCTTCGTTTTTCTTTTCTACCTGCGCAAAGATTTTTTTGGAACGAATCTCACTCTCCAACTCCACAAGTTCCGTAGGCATTGCTTCCGCTGAAAGTTTTAAAGCAGACGCAGCTTCATCAACCAAATCGATCGCTTTATCCGGTAAAAACTTATCCGTGATATATTGATCTGATAAAAGTACTGATGCATAAATCGCTTCATCAGAAATTTTGATTCCATGATGGATTTCATGTTTATCACGAATCCCCATAAGGATTTCGATTGCATCTTCCTTACTTGGTTCATTGACAGGCACTGCACGGAATCTTCTTTCTAAAGCTTGGTCACCCAAAATATATTTTTGAAATTCATCCTGCGTAGTGGCGCCTATACAATGTAGTTCACCACGTGCTAATGCTGGTTTCAAAAGATTGGCTGCATCCATTGCACCATCAGTTTTTCCTGCTCCCACCAATTGATGTATCTCATCAATAAAGAGGATGGCTTCTCCTGCTTGTCCTTTGATATAACGAAGTAATGCGGTCAATTTTTCTTCGAACTCACCTCGGTATTTTGTTCCTGCCATGAGTTGGCCCATATCCAAAGAGTAAATGGTTTTTCCCTTGAGTACATCAGGAACTCTTCCTTTTACAATTTGTTCTGCAAGTCCTTCGACGATAGCTGTTTTACCAACACCGGCACTACCAACTAACACTGGATTGTTTTTCGACCTGCGACCTAATATCTCCATTACGGAACGAATTTCTTTGCTCCTACCGATGACGGGATCCAGTTTTCCTTCCCGTGCGAGGTCATTCAAATTCACAAGAAAGTTAGGTACCTCTTCATCCGTCTCTTTCACTTGCAGGTCTTCATAATTGATTTTTAATTCAGGTAGGATCTGAGGTAAAAATTTTAAAAAATCTGCCTCTTTCAGTTCTTCCCGACCATTTTCAGCAGCTCGGGACGAGGCCATAGTGAACCACTGCGCCAATTTAGGAGAGGTTCGTAACGACTCAAAAGGGATCTCTCCCGAAGCTCTCGCTTGTTTTTTTAAAAATTCATCGACTGTCGATTTATACTTACTTAACGTTTTGCCCGAAACAGATGTGGGGAGGGTCATCAAACCCCAAACCAAATGGTAAGGAGTGATTTCTGTATTTTGTCTCCTCATTGCTTCTGTTTGCGCAATGTCCAAAGCTCCTTGGACGTTGGAATCATACTGTTTCATAGTGTTTCCTCTCTTTTAGCACTCTAATCATTTGACTGCCAATTCTTCGTTCTTGTTACAGTTTTTTCACGGAAAATCACTTTCTCTTTCCCATTCCTCGTCCTATGATAGTGCGAATGTTTCGAAACTGGCTTACTTTTTGCTTCTCCTCACCCCATTTTCCCCTACGAAACATAGGTTGGAATTCCAAACCAAAGAATAAAAAGATAACAGCGTTATCTAAATGTGAAACAGAAAGGAGAAAAGTAAAATTCCTTTCAATCGGAAGAAAGCATACAATTCAAAAAAATGTTGGTAAAGGATCTTTCCTAAAATCTCCCATACTCTGGATTATTTTTTGCTTAGGAACTTTGTTTCTCCATAGCCCAATTGCCGCCTTTCCCCTCTCCATTGAAGAATCAAAAAATTATAGAGACATCGGAAAATACTTTGAGTATGTAATTGTACCGGAACAGGAATCCAGTTTGGATCGGGTCCAAAGAGAGGATACGATTTGGCACCCAAATCCGAAAGCGACTATCTCTTTTCCAAGAGTGAAGGATCCACTTTGGTTACGAATCACATTGATCCATTACGGAAATTTACCGCATACATTCTTCTTACATTTTTCAAGTCCGGTAGTTGATGTCTTTGAACTCCATACACAAGTCAAAGGAAATTGGATTACGCAGGTTTCGGGAGAACAAGTCCTACAAAGAAACAAACCGATATATTCCCACATCCCCGCTTTTCCTATCACACTCTCACCTGATGAAACTAGAACCTTATACGTAAAAATCGATTCAGCAAATCCAATCTTTAACTTCGTTTCCATTTATAATTCCAGAAGTTTCATCGCATTTTCAAAAAAACAGGATATCTTTTTTGCCGCATACTTTGGTGCAGGTTTTATGATGTTTTTATTCAGCTTATTTTTAGCGAATACATTGCGTTACAGAAAATTTTTCTTTTATTTTTTCTATTTAGCGACAGTCCTTTTGATCAATTTGTTTTCCACAGGATTTATGCAATACATTGAAATTGGAAACTCGCATACATGGAAAAATTATTTATTTCCAATTACGATATATTTGACATCAGTCTTTGGATTACTTTTTACTATAGAATTTTTAGAAACTGAAAAAAACTTTCCAAAAGTCACAAAACTTACAAAAGGTTTTATACTATTATTTATTTCTTTGATTTTTACCATCTTTTTCTTAGAACTTAGAAACTTCATTCAGTTAGGTGTTTCTCTTGTGATTATTCCTATTTCATTAGCTCTTTTTATTTCCCTTATGGCGATGATAAAGAATAAAAAGAAACTCGAAGTTGTCCTTTTCCTACTAGCCTTTGGTTCTATATTAATTGGAGGAGCATTAAATACACTAACTGTTCAAGGTTTTATCAAACCAATTCATTTATCATCTTACTCCTTGCCTTTAGGTTCTGCAGTGGAAGTGTTCTTTTTGTCTATGGCATTGGTGTTAAAAGTTTCCGATTACCGAAAAGCAACCGAAGAAAAACAAGAAATCGATCTTCAATTAAAAATTGCTCAAAAACTTCAGAATGGACTATTACCACAAAAAAGAACTCATGCAAATGGTTACGCGCTGGGATTTCGTTATTCACCTGCATCCGATATCGGTGGTGATTTTGTTCAATTCATTGTAAAAGAAAATGAAATAGGTCTATTTCTCTGTGATGTTTCGGGACACGGAATTCCTGCAGCTATGATTGCATCCATGACAAAAGTTTCTCTACAAATTTGGGATGATTCACTCGATAGACCGGCCTATGCAGCGGAACGCATCCGTTTATCTTTACTCAGTTCGCTTTCAGGACATTTTTTAAGTGCCTTCTTTGTTTATATCCATCCAAAAAATCAAATCATGAAAATTGCCAATGCTGGCCACCATCCTATGATTTATTTAGATCGAAATGGGAATATAGAACATATTACAAGTCAAGGAAGAGCTATCAATGAATATATCGAAGCACAAGTAATTGAAAAAACACTCCCTCTCCCCAAATCTGGAACACTCATACTTTATACTGATGGAGTGATTGAAGCAAGAAAAGCCAATACTGGGGAACTTTTTGGTGAAGAAAGATTTTTTTCTCTTTTACAGGCTTTGGCAAATCAAGGCCCACAAACCATTTGTGACCAAGTAATTGCAGAAGTTGAAAAATTTCAAAAATCAAAACGATCGGATGATGATATTACGATACTTGCAATATCCTTAGATAAAGATACTTAAGAGACAATCCAGTGTGTTAATTTTTGATACAAATCATTAGGGTAAAAGGGTTTCGAAATAAAATCATTCATTCCAACTGAATGTATTTTTGCCTGGGTTTCCAATTGGGCCGAAGCCGTTAAAGCAATGATTGGTAAGTTTGCCCAAATTAAGTTTTCGCGTATTTGTTTCGTTGCCATATAACCATCTACATTTGGCATATGTAAGTCCATAAGAACTAAATCGAATTTCCCATTTGATAACTTATCTAAAACTTCCACACCATCGGATGCTTCTACTGACTCAATGCCCCATCTCTGTAAAAATCGAATGACGATGGATCGGTTGATTTCTATATCATCTGCGACAAGTATTCTCTTACCTGCTAAATTTGAAGATTCGTCTAAGGAATGAATTTGTCTGTTTGTGTTTGTGTTACCAATTTTACAAGGAAAAGTAAAAGAAAACTTGGAACCTTTGCCTAACTCTGATTCTAGTTCAAGATTTCCTTTCATGAGCTCCACAAGACCTTTCGAAATTGCAAGCCCAAGACCGGAACCACCATATTTCCTTGTTGTGTCTCCACTTGCTTGAGTGAATTTTTCAAATACAAATTTGAGTTTGTCTTTTGCAATTCCAATCCCAGTGTCCTCGACTTCAAAACGAATCACAACTTCATTTCCAATTTTTGAAACAAGAAGAACCCGAAGAGTAATTTTACCAACTTTGGTAAACTTTACAGCGTTCGATAATAAATTATTAAGAACTTGCAACATTCGAGTAGGATCAAAACAAATTGATTCAGGAAGTTTCTCATCAATTTCAGCATGAAATGATAACAATTGTTCCTTGGCTTTAATTTCAAAAGAAGAAGATACAGAACTAATAAAATCTTTTAAACTAAAATCGATTTCCTCAATGATTATCATTCTTTCTTCAATTTTATTAAAATCTAGTATATCATTAATTAAAGTAAGAAGTGTTTCACTGGAAAAACGAAGATTTTTTAAATACTCAACTTGTTCTGGT
This genomic stretch from Leptospira harrisiae harbors:
- a CDS encoding SpoIIE family protein phosphatase, with product MFLHSPIAAFPLSIEESKNYRDIGKYFEYVIVPEQESSLDRVQREDTIWHPNPKATISFPRVKDPLWLRITLIHYGNLPHTFFLHFSSPVVDVFELHTQVKGNWITQVSGEQVLQRNKPIYSHIPAFPITLSPDETRTLYVKIDSANPIFNFVSIYNSRSFIAFSKKQDIFFAAYFGAGFMMFLFSLFLANTLRYRKFFFYFFYLATVLLINLFSTGFMQYIEIGNSHTWKNYLFPITIYLTSVFGLLFTIEFLETEKNFPKVTKLTKGFILLFISLIFTIFFLELRNFIQLGVSLVIIPISLALFISLMAMIKNKKKLEVVLFLLAFGSILIGGALNTLTVQGFIKPIHLSSYSLPLGSAVEVFFLSMALVLKVSDYRKATEEKQEIDLQLKIAQKLQNGLLPQKRTHANGYALGFRYSPASDIGGDFVQFIVKENEIGLFLCDVSGHGIPAAMIASMTKVSLQIWDDSLDRPAYAAERIRLSLLSSLSGHFLSAFFVYIHPKNQIMKIANAGHHPMIYLDRNGNIEHITSQGRAINEYIEAQVIEKTLPLPKSGTLILYTDGVIEARKANTGELFGEERFFSLLQALANQGPQTICDQVIAEVEKFQKSKRSDDDITILAISLDKDT
- a CDS encoding ATP-dependent Clp protease ATP-binding subunit, which encodes MKQYDSNVQGALDIAQTEAMRRQNTEITPYHLVWGLMTLPTSVSGKTLSKYKSTVDEFLKKQARASGEIPFESLRTSPKLAQWFTMASSRAAENGREELKEADFLKFLPQILPELKINYEDLQVKETDEEVPNFLVNLNDLAREGKLDPVIGRSKEIRSVMEILGRRSKNNPVLVGSAGVGKTAIVEGLAEQIVKGRVPDVLKGKTIYSLDMGQLMAGTKYRGEFEEKLTALLRYIKGQAGEAILFIDEIHQLVGAGKTDGAMDAANLLKPALARGELHCIGATTQDEFQKYILGDQALERRFRAVPVNEPSKEDAIEILMGIRDKHEIHHGIKISDEAIYASVLLSDQYITDKFLPDKAIDLVDEAASALKLSAEAMPTELVELESEIRSKKIFAQVEKKNEEILKEIEILEKKFQEGKLVWEKEVNSLKQIASIKNKIDRVKFDLDAAQQRADYTEASRLKYAVLPELEKELNNFQNSWILERNHIAAVISRQTGIPVEKILKTKQDNLLHLEEDLNTVVYGQKESIREIADTLLTSYAGISSETRPLGSFLLKGPTGVGKTETAKAIAKFLFDQETNLVRLDLSEYSEKHSVAKLIGAPAGYVGYDEGGILTEAIRRKPYSVVLFDEVEKAHPDFSDILLQILDEGRLTDNKGRTINFKNTIVILTTNSKNIEADFKPEVLGRLDAILTYHSLDSSIMEKLIEKQVRQLNERLKVKGIFVELSESTEHILREQGFDPKFGARPLGSVFNRIVNRPLAKEILSGSIGEGKYRADWNGDQLQFEAIPETVGSKR
- a CDS encoding aldo/keto reductase, yielding MANLEITSTLLSNQNVSVPMFGLGVWKSRPKECFEAVKSALSLGYRHIDTAAIYGNESEVGAAIKESGVKRSEIFLVTKLWNADQGYDSALRAIDVSLNKLDTDYVDMYLIHFPVTGKRNESWKALEKIKSDGKTKSIGVSNFMVSHLEELLKETGTIPAMNQVEYHPFLQDTELKEYCLKKGIILEAYSPLAHGQKLEDSRITELANRYQKSNAQILIRWSLQAGHVVIPKSKNPARIKENADVFDFVLSDQDMKEISSWNENFRTCWDPTTVE